One Methanoculleus sp. 7T genomic window carries:
- a CDS encoding VWA domain-containing protein has product MKVWTYAYLAVGLLLLAAPAGAQIPDNIDIGTSSEWLTAGGDNAATITVQVKNSTSGNTSFEGVAVDFAADSTFGSISPAHAVTGPDGKATAVFKPGTVAGDAPITVTASYHDGEVEQVREGTFRQRIDHAAPNTIANLSYKSEVTVGGTTDITVQMVDRYGNVVDSRRVAENVTFMVGSPAGGAAFVGGTDEITVPVDAAGNATVTLRVDTAAGENIVLVTFPGDIGSRYLTINGLANGEPSKIYQTVSPKVEDPNPDYYPELSLDGQFTITYALYDEYGNPAGNRQIKVNIRSVSGSLTSGEWFVTTNSQGKAQIMYGPSTRAGVAEIVATAVDNSSVSCTQRVGFYSTTPTDMLLTAIPQTIASRDVKDDIVSSIRAKVMDSKGNPVRNESVSFRIVEVNDGGCTMTAGPEISNGTHTYGGIGIALVAMTDMDGFAAIDFHPGKFTRDTSDPRYSNMASGNATIQAIWNDKRENTTVSFRNYPYLSVRTSVEPQSVAVNGSVNVTVQLIGDGWALQSRPIDVVLCTDRSGSMLLNTTTVSGYNSRDREWIKQESIDDRMVHAMRAAKNFTYQMQPSKDRVGLVSFGNSDYTDLDKYTYSPYGGWQAYGYKYWAGNDYKWSNGKWRSDSSDDNEYIASHYKNPQNYNGPATRDLELTKNYQNVNTTIDNWLPCGGTPMREGLYRSVRMILENPRTDNPVKAIVLLTDGEWNTGGNPEGGQDATRFPVVGTGSVIDYAKNNGIKIFTIALGDEPSHDELESYANQTGGKFYSATAGDDLTRVYEDIATKLQEAAGVNTTVDLVFDNVAINSTPMRDVFKYEPMAPVSTREVKYWTNNGSVFWGPASYDQSSDWDDQVLTFDVGDIYLNQTWETTFRLKVLKEGNIDIFGSNSKIRFNGTQGKTELGLPHTFITASLVLEETNAGTPDIRLDSLTVSTEGPGILVPSWGLTYTGNRSVIQEVMYQFSQDNVWWDGTWHVADTKHHPSETDINGTYSSHLDFGDKGGWYRIKVSAYENIPEGVSDEVTYGDVIPVGMGNRAYIRIA; this is encoded by the coding sequence ATGAAAGTATGGACGTATGCGTACCTTGCCGTCGGGCTGCTCCTTCTCGCTGCCCCGGCCGGCGCACAGATTCCTGATAACATCGATATAGGCACGAGTTCCGAGTGGTTGACGGCGGGGGGCGACAATGCCGCAACCATCACGGTGCAGGTCAAGAACAGCACCTCCGGCAACACCTCGTTCGAGGGAGTCGCCGTCGATTTTGCAGCGGACAGCACCTTCGGCAGCATATCCCCCGCGCATGCGGTGACCGGCCCTGACGGAAAGGCGACGGCGGTCTTCAAACCCGGGACCGTCGCCGGGGATGCACCGATCACGGTGACCGCCTCGTACCATGACGGAGAGGTCGAACAGGTGCGGGAGGGGACGTTCCGGCAGCGGATCGATCATGCGGCCCCGAATACGATCGCTAATCTCTCGTACAAGTCGGAGGTGACCGTTGGGGGGACGACGGATATCACTGTCCAAATGGTGGACCGCTATGGGAACGTGGTAGATAGCCGGCGCGTAGCCGAGAACGTGACGTTCATGGTGGGCTCGCCTGCGGGGGGTGCGGCGTTTGTCGGCGGTACGGATGAGATCACGGTGCCGGTCGATGCGGCCGGGAACGCTACCGTGACGCTCCGGGTCGACACGGCGGCCGGGGAGAATATTGTTCTCGTAACGTTTCCCGGAGACATCGGGTCGCGTTATCTGACCATTAATGGGCTTGCGAACGGAGAACCGTCAAAGATCTATCAGACTGTGTCCCCAAAAGTTGAGGATCCGAATCCTGATTACTATCCCGAACTTTCGCTGGACGGACAGTTCACCATCACCTACGCCCTCTATGACGAGTATGGCAATCCTGCCGGTAACCGGCAGATAAAAGTAAACATCCGGTCGGTCTCTGGATCCCTGACATCGGGTGAGTGGTTTGTTACAACAAACAGCCAGGGCAAGGCGCAGATCATGTACGGCCCGTCTACCCGGGCCGGTGTCGCTGAGATAGTCGCGACCGCCGTTGATAACAGCAGTGTCTCGTGCACACAGAGGGTCGGCTTCTACAGCACTACCCCGACCGATATGCTCCTCACTGCCATCCCCCAGACCATCGCGAGCAGGGATGTGAAAGATGATATTGTCTCTTCGATCAGGGCGAAAGTAATGGATTCAAAGGGGAACCCTGTTCGAAACGAAAGCGTTTCATTCAGAATTGTTGAGGTCAACGATGGGGGATGTACGATGACTGCTGGGCCCGAGATCTCGAACGGCACCCACACCTACGGGGGGATCGGCATAGCTCTTGTTGCTATGACCGATATGGACGGATTTGCTGCAATTGATTTCCATCCCGGTAAATTTACCCGGGATACGTCCGATCCTAGGTATAGCAACATGGCTTCGGGAAATGCAACGATCCAAGCCATCTGGAATGATAAGCGGGAGAATACTACAGTATCTTTCAGGAACTACCCCTACCTCAGCGTCAGGACCTCCGTTGAGCCCCAGTCGGTAGCCGTGAACGGCAGCGTGAACGTCACGGTTCAGTTGATCGGCGACGGCTGGGCCCTCCAGTCGAGACCGATCGACGTGGTGCTCTGCACCGACCGGTCGGGGAGTATGTTGCTGAATACTACTACAGTTTCTGGCTATAACAGTCGTGACCGTGAATGGATTAAGCAAGAATCGATTGATGACCGTATGGTCCATGCAATGCGGGCGGCGAAGAATTTCACATATCAGATGCAGCCATCGAAGGACAGGGTAGGATTAGTATCATTTGGTAATTCGGATTATACAGACCTTGATAAATATACATATTCGCCCTATGGCGGGTGGCAGGCTTATGGATATAAGTATTGGGCTGGTAATGACTACAAATGGAGTAATGGTAAGTGGAGATCCGATTCGAGCGATGATAACGAATATATAGCATCTCACTACAAAAACCCGCAAAATTATAATGGTCCTGCCACCCGCGACCTCGAACTGACCAAAAACTACCAGAACGTCAACACCACAATTGACAACTGGCTCCCCTGCGGTGGAACGCCGATGCGCGAGGGACTGTACCGGTCCGTGCGGATGATCCTGGAGAACCCAAGAACGGACAATCCTGTGAAGGCGATCGTCCTCCTGACCGATGGGGAGTGGAACACGGGTGGAAATCCAGAGGGTGGTCAGGACGCCACAAGGTTCCCTGTGGTCGGGACCGGCAGTGTCATCGATTATGCAAAAAACAATGGCATCAAAATCTTCACGATCGCCCTCGGTGACGAACCAAGCCACGATGAACTCGAGAGTTATGCCAACCAGACCGGCGGTAAGTTCTACAGCGCCACGGCAGGTGATGACCTGACGCGGGTCTATGAAGACATCGCCACGAAACTCCAAGAGGCGGCTGGCGTCAATACTACGGTGGATCTGGTGTTCGATAACGTCGCGATCAATTCGACGCCCATGCGCGACGTCTTTAAGTATGAACCTATGGCTCCGGTTTCGACTCGGGAAGTTAAATACTGGACAAACAACGGTTCGGTATTCTGGGGGCCGGCTTCCTATGACCAGAGCAGTGATTGGGACGACCAGGTCCTCACTTTTGATGTCGGGGACATCTACCTCAACCAGACCTGGGAGACGACCTTCCGCCTGAAGGTCTTAAAAGAGGGGAACATCGATATCTTCGGCAGCAATTCCAAGATCCGGTTCAACGGCACCCAGGGCAAGACGGAACTGGGTCTTCCCCACACATTTATCACTGCCAGTCTGGTACTCGAAGAGACTAACGCCGGCACGCCGGATATCCGGTTGGATTCTCTCACCGTTTCCACTGAGGGACCTGGCATCCTTGTTCCCTCTTGGGGTCTCACCTACACGGGGAACAGATCCGTAATACAGGAGGTCATGTACCAGTTCAGTCAGGATAATGTCTGGTGGGACGGCACTTGGCATGTGGCCGATACGAAACACCATCCTTCGGAAACAGATATTAACGGTACGTATTCATCCCACCTTGACTTTGGGGATAAGGGAGGCTGGTATAGGATCAAGGTTTCGGCATATGAAAATATTCCTGAAGGTGTGAGCGACGAAGTGACCTATGGGGATGTTATTCCGGTGGGGATGGGGAACCGGGCATATATCAGAATCGCATAA
- a CDS encoding carboxypeptidase regulatory-like domain-containing protein, translating to MLKRRLIIALLVSCVLLCCTAQAVTLKVSVADEKTDETLADASIYVDGEYVGSTASDGTYSYVHSGKKDLRLKVTRKGYQDWTEYVDADRTRIQVDMVRKDETLTFELYDAMTLKPIVGALVRVEGDGISRSEITGSSGSTDFTVRSGTLYNVEIRASNYYDLSKTVQMDNSAKVVQYWLFRNDLLAVQVWDGETSSPLKGAEVYIDGSRAGVTDADGKVPLHLQREKRYSLKVTAPDYQPYQEERYLEADDVLILVHLSKSAYPVSITAFSEAMKPIEGAEIYLDGTLKGKTNAYGRFMISDLHAGTYEIMVRAPGYGDWTETRQISGKGEDIVAELKYDQASVTIRAEGSDRKAVADAVVLIDGQVVGVTDGLGCLRTALATNKAYAVTATRDGYENISVDVEIPLGTKEFTVPLVMEQTFNVWVLVAGIGVVAAVILAAVLVVRRRQAGQTRSRPPRGRGRF from the coding sequence ATGTTGAAACGTCGTCTCATCATAGCACTTCTAGTCTCTTGCGTCCTTCTCTGCTGTACGGCGCAGGCGGTCACTCTAAAGGTCAGCGTGGCCGACGAGAAGACCGATGAAACCCTTGCCGACGCGTCGATATACGTCGACGGCGAGTACGTGGGCAGTACCGCGTCGGACGGCACTTACTCCTACGTCCACTCCGGGAAGAAGGACCTGCGCCTGAAGGTGACGCGGAAAGGCTACCAAGACTGGACGGAATACGTCGATGCCGATAGAACCCGCATCCAGGTCGACATGGTCCGGAAGGACGAGACCCTCACGTTTGAACTCTACGACGCGATGACACTGAAGCCGATTGTCGGTGCCCTGGTGCGCGTCGAGGGTGACGGGATCTCCCGCTCGGAGATCACCGGAAGCAGCGGGAGTACGGATTTCACGGTGAGGTCGGGTACGCTCTACAACGTCGAGATCCGCGCGTCGAACTACTACGACCTCTCAAAGACCGTGCAGATGGATAACAGCGCCAAGGTCGTCCAATACTGGCTCTTCAGGAACGACCTTCTCGCGGTCCAAGTCTGGGACGGCGAGACATCCTCTCCTCTCAAGGGCGCGGAGGTCTATATCGACGGCTCGCGCGCCGGGGTGACCGACGCCGACGGCAAAGTGCCGCTTCACCTGCAGCGGGAGAAGAGGTATTCTCTGAAGGTTACGGCGCCGGACTACCAGCCGTACCAGGAAGAGCGCTACCTTGAGGCTGACGATGTGCTCATCCTGGTGCACCTCTCGAAGTCGGCATACCCGGTCTCAATAACGGCCTTCAGCGAGGCGATGAAGCCGATCGAGGGGGCGGAGATCTACCTCGACGGGACGCTCAAGGGCAAGACCAACGCCTACGGCCGGTTCATGATCTCCGACCTCCATGCGGGCACCTATGAGATCATGGTGAGGGCGCCCGGGTACGGGGACTGGACCGAGACACGTCAGATCTCCGGAAAGGGTGAGGATATCGTCGCCGAACTGAAGTATGACCAGGCAAGCGTGACCATCCGTGCGGAGGGCTCCGACCGGAAAGCGGTTGCCGATGCGGTCGTCCTGATCGACGGTCAGGTTGTGGGGGTGACCGACGGCCTCGGATGTCTCCGGACGGCGCTGGCAACGAACAAGGCGTATGCGGTCACCGCCACCCGCGACGGCTATGAGAACATCTCGGTCGATGTCGAGATCCCGCTCGGCACGAAAGAGTTCACCGTCCCGCTCGTGATGGAGCAGACATTTAACGTCTGGGTGCTCGTGGCCGGCATCGGCGTTGTCGCTGCGGTCATCCTCGCGGCGGTCCTTGTGGTGCGGCGCAGGCAGGCCGGACAGACCCGGAGCAGGCCGCCGCGTGGCCGTGGCAGGTTCTAG
- a CDS encoding AMP phosphorylase → MKLTVKLLDIANRGVLLHSTDARNMRVRDGDRVQIADEATGKTVQAHVDTTGSLIEPGVIGVYRPLNAALAVDEGTPVEVRGAERPISLSYVKKKMDGGRFTKDETLEIVKDIVSETLSPGEITAYVTASYINGLDMDEVEYLTRAMVETGERLHFTRHPVVDKHSIGGVPGNKITLLIAPIIAASGLRIPKTSSRAITGAGGTADLMEVLAPVSFSALEVQQMTEKVGGVIVWGGATNIAPADDKIITYEYPLRIDARGQMLASVMAKKFAVGADLVVIDIPVGRNTKIATAQDGRKLAREFIELGERLGMRVECALSYGESLVGHTIGPNLEVREALAVLEGATEPSSLIQKSLSLAGIALEMAGKAARGQGYQAAADLLRSGKALEKMRQIIEIQGGDPAVKADDIVPGEYRFDVRAPQDGYVIELNNSALVTLARLAGSPYDHGAGLDIHAKKGTRVRKGDPIFTIYADREWRLERAIEVGRTLMPVVVEGMVLERIPPERWV, encoded by the coding sequence ATGAAGCTGACCGTCAAACTGCTCGATATCGCCAACCGGGGGGTCCTCCTCCACAGTACCGACGCACGGAACATGCGGGTCCGCGACGGCGACCGGGTCCAGATCGCCGACGAAGCGACCGGAAAGACCGTCCAAGCCCATGTCGACACCACCGGCTCGCTCATCGAGCCCGGCGTCATCGGCGTCTATCGCCCGTTGAACGCCGCGCTCGCCGTTGACGAAGGAACCCCCGTCGAGGTGCGGGGCGCCGAGCGGCCCATCTCCCTCTCGTATGTCAAGAAGAAGATGGACGGGGGCCGGTTTACCAAGGACGAGACCCTGGAGATCGTCAAGGATATCGTCAGCGAAACCCTCTCGCCCGGAGAGATCACCGCCTACGTCACCGCATCCTACATCAACGGCCTCGACATGGACGAGGTGGAGTACCTGACCCGTGCCATGGTCGAGACCGGAGAACGTCTCCACTTCACCCGACACCCCGTCGTCGACAAGCACTCCATCGGGGGCGTGCCCGGGAATAAGATCACCCTCCTGATCGCGCCGATCATCGCCGCGAGCGGCCTCCGGATCCCGAAGACCAGTTCCCGCGCCATCACCGGCGCCGGCGGGACCGCGGACCTCATGGAGGTCCTCGCGCCCGTCTCGTTCTCGGCGCTCGAGGTCCAGCAAATGACCGAGAAGGTCGGCGGCGTCATAGTCTGGGGCGGAGCAACGAACATCGCCCCTGCCGACGACAAGATCATCACCTACGAGTACCCGCTCCGGATCGACGCCCGGGGCCAGATGCTTGCGAGCGTCATGGCCAAGAAGTTCGCCGTCGGCGCCGACCTCGTGGTCATCGATATCCCGGTCGGCCGGAACACCAAGATCGCGACGGCTCAAGACGGCCGAAAACTCGCCCGCGAGTTCATCGAGCTCGGTGAGCGGCTCGGCATGCGGGTCGAGTGCGCGTTGAGTTACGGGGAGTCGCTTGTCGGCCACACCATCGGCCCGAACCTCGAAGTCCGTGAGGCGCTCGCCGTCCTCGAGGGGGCGACTGAGCCGAGCTCCTTGATACAGAAGAGTCTCTCCCTTGCTGGGATTGCGCTTGAGATGGCCGGGAAGGCTGCGCGGGGGCAGGGCTACCAGGCGGCGGCGGACCTCCTCCGAAGCGGCAAGGCGCTTGAGAAGATGCGGCAGATCATCGAGATTCAAGGCGGCGACCCGGCGGTGAAGGCCGACGATATCGTTCCCGGGGAATACCGGTTCGATGTCCGGGCGCCGCAGGACGGCTACGTCATCGAGTTGAACAACAGCGCGCTCGTGACCCTTGCCCGGCTCGCGGGCTCGCCCTACGACCACGGCGCGGGGCTCGACATCCACGCAAAGAAGGGGACGCGGGTCAGGAAGGGCGATCCCATCTTCACCATCTATGCCGACCGGGAATGGCGGCTTGAGCGCGCGATCGAGGTCGGCCGGACCCTCATGCCGGTGGTCGTCGAAGGGATGGTCCTTGAGCGCATTCCGCCTGAACGCTGGGTATAA
- a CDS encoding Fic family protein, which yields MVLSDIVEDPDFRKTVTDYNNRYLAWDELTYRIPDPEKRLAAWTVMKMLRAMRYEPVPFAHLDLRYSITPESSRNLHVFDQYLSGIIRLHNRTIRLDQSYIINSFMEEAIASSILEGAATTRRAAKEMLRRGIRPRNRSEQMVVNSYKAMQSILERKDEPLTPELILETHRIVTENTLNSAAVGRFREIDDIVVADPVTGTVYHTPPDHAEIPVMIEELCRFANADDEEGAGRFIHPIVKGIILHFLIGYIHPFEDGNGRTARSIFYWYVLSRGYWLFEYMPISRIILRSKRDYALAYLRTEHDEMDLTYFILYNIRCIEEARKDLLAYIEKKQSEQNRTEAIIKSIRGINQRQAEILQCMMERGDEHFTIRQVMETYGVVYQTARTDLLRLAELGCVRKEKRGREFMFAFNRECDLWKRGLGMPSRLGTK from the coding sequence ATGGTGCTCAGCGACATCGTAGAGGATCCCGACTTCAGGAAGACAGTGACCGACTACAACAACCGCTACCTCGCCTGGGACGAACTCACCTACCGCATCCCTGACCCGGAGAAGAGGCTCGCGGCCTGGACGGTCATGAAAATGCTTCGGGCGATGCGCTACGAACCCGTCCCTTTCGCCCACCTCGATCTCAGGTACTCGATCACCCCCGAATCCTCGCGAAACCTACATGTCTTCGACCAGTACCTCTCCGGCATCATCCGGCTCCACAATAGAACCATCAGGCTCGACCAGTCTTATATCATCAACTCGTTCATGGAGGAGGCCATCGCCTCAAGCATCCTTGAAGGGGCGGCGACCACCCGTAGGGCCGCAAAAGAGATGCTCCGCAGGGGGATACGCCCGAGGAATCGGTCCGAGCAGATGGTGGTCAACAGTTACAAGGCCATGCAGTCCATACTGGAGAGAAAGGATGAACCACTGACCCCGGAACTCATCCTCGAAACCCACCGGATTGTGACAGAGAACACCCTCAACAGTGCCGCCGTCGGACGATTCCGGGAGATCGACGATATTGTGGTCGCCGATCCTGTCACCGGCACTGTCTATCACACGCCCCCTGACCACGCAGAGATCCCGGTGATGATCGAGGAGTTGTGCCGGTTCGCAAACGCTGACGACGAAGAAGGCGCCGGGAGATTCATCCACCCCATCGTCAAGGGGATCATCCTCCACTTCCTCATCGGCTACATCCACCCTTTCGAAGATGGCAACGGGAGGACCGCACGGAGCATCTTCTACTGGTACGTTCTCTCGCGGGGCTACTGGCTCTTTGAGTACATGCCCATCTCCCGGATCATCCTCCGGTCGAAGAGGGACTACGCTCTCGCCTACCTCCGCACCGAGCACGACGAGATGGACCTGACTTACTTCATCCTCTACAACATCAGGTGCATCGAAGAGGCACGAAAGGACCTGCTCGCCTACATCGAGAAGAAGCAGAGCGAGCAGAACCGGACAGAAGCAATCATTAAGAGCATCAGGGGGATCAACCAGAGGCAGGCGGAGATCCTCCAGTGCATGATGGAGCGCGGTGATGAGCACTTCACCATCCGCCAGGTCATGGAGACCTACGGCGTCGTCTACCAGACAGCAAGGACCGATCTTCTCCGCCTTGCTGAACTGGGTTGTGTCAGGAAAGAGAAGCGCGGCCGGGAGTTTATGTTTGCCTTTAACCGGGAGTGCGATCTCTGGAAGAGGGGATTGGGGATGCCTTCGCGGTTGGGAACTAAATAG
- a CDS encoding MEMAR_RS02690 family S-layer glycoprotein — translation MKSMTKLMVVAMLLVAALVVAPAAAARVINTNGTTVYVGEENINFASSTGTGGFGTLVKVDQLVHYSDPSAGAIDKTILADKNGNVTELTKSAIGTTTGTYYVFADGADTGSRNNAAGSVNVQYPEATLDVVLSSSPQDSVNGKSVTRDNKLDFKLTNNLNGLKQTSTYGGATMNIEVTLPGGGVTTQFGGVTNLKDVTVDGTTMWRGPIDLTNAEAGTYSAVAKWPSGSDFYGKGFDSKAVTFEVLTKKLAISANKDTVVRDNSFTVTITGESKQSYFLFVKDVGLAENQYPLIAPGQNGVKNETFAYFERVNGKLQAKAGKDPLTNVDLTTVPGLNYTQAWVETNAGGTRSIQFNTSTTTDDRQFTIRVQDLKDKGTYDEVKVKVEKGEVTVTASGTGVYYIGEEVTLSGTNTDSKYVYLFLTGPNLGTNGVKLDDTRVKTKTGTENSVEATQNFTRVSVEADDTWSYKWDTSSLGQVIDAGGYTVYAVAQPVSKDDLGDNKYATVGVNLKSAFITATASSATIAKGDKLTITGTAQGNPSSVNVWIFGKNKRELAKGASVESDGSFEYKLESGETKDLTAGQYFVVVQHPMSKGFGVRASGTSIVGDGINSVDLANLQASDAATALVNALDSPNVDDTYTKLTFVVEEPNIFIDPIGDKEAGSKFTISGTTNLAVGDKLIIDVTSAAFQPTKKTEASGFASASGTVTVEKGDGMNKWSFEVDAASFKPDQYIVKIESVETGTTQTANFNVVEPKPTTQPTGTATTQPTGTATTATTTAPATTPTQSPGFGALVALAGLGAVAFLVLRRN, via the coding sequence ATGAAGAGTATGACAAAATTGATGGTTGTCGCCATGCTCCTCGTGGCTGCGCTGGTTGTAGCACCGGCTGCGGCGGCGAGGGTGATTAATACAAATGGCACCACCGTCTATGTGGGTGAAGAGAACATTAACTTCGCCTCCTCAACAGGAACAGGTGGCTTCGGTACGCTGGTGAAGGTTGACCAGTTAGTCCACTACAGCGACCCCTCAGCAGGAGCCATTGACAAGACCATTCTTGCAGATAAGAATGGTAATGTTACTGAGCTGACCAAGTCTGCCATTGGCACAACGACCGGTACTTACTATGTGTTTGCCGATGGTGCCGACACTGGTAGCCGGAACAACGCTGCGGGATCCGTCAACGTCCAGTACCCTGAAGCAACACTTGACGTTGTGTTGAGCAGCTCCCCGCAGGATTCCGTGAACGGCAAATCCGTCACTAGGGACAACAAGTTGGACTTCAAGTTGACGAACAACCTAAATGGCCTTAAGCAGACTTCTACTTACGGTGGTGCCACGATGAACATCGAGGTTACCCTGCCTGGTGGCGGTGTGACGACTCAGTTCGGTGGCGTTACTAACCTTAAGGACGTTACTGTTGACGGCACGACCATGTGGAGGGGCCCCATCGACCTGACGAACGCTGAGGCAGGAACCTACTCTGCTGTGGCGAAGTGGCCCAGTGGCTCTGACTTCTACGGCAAGGGCTTCGACTCCAAGGCTGTGACCTTCGAGGTTCTCACCAAGAAGCTCGCGATCTCGGCGAACAAGGACACTGTTGTCCGTGACAACAGTTTCACCGTGACCATCACTGGTGAGTCCAAGCAGTCTTACTTCCTGTTCGTTAAGGATGTAGGTCTTGCTGAAAACCAGTACCCGCTGATCGCACCTGGACAGAACGGTGTAAAGAACGAAACGTTTGCCTACTTTGAAAGGGTTAACGGTAAACTGCAAGCTAAGGCGGGGAAAGATCCCTTAACAAATGTCGACCTCACGACAGTCCCGGGTCTGAACTACACCCAGGCATGGGTTGAGACCAACGCTGGCGGTACCCGTTCTATCCAGTTCAACACCAGCACGACCACCGACGACCGGCAGTTCACCATCCGCGTCCAGGACCTGAAGGATAAGGGCACCTACGACGAGGTTAAGGTGAAGGTCGAGAAGGGTGAGGTCACCGTGACCGCATCCGGAACCGGTGTCTACTACATCGGCGAGGAGGTCACGCTCTCCGGAACCAACACCGACAGCAAGTATGTCTACCTCTTCCTGACCGGTCCGAACCTCGGCACCAACGGTGTCAAACTCGATGACACCAGGGTGAAGACCAAGACCGGCACAGAGAATTCTGTTGAGGCGACGCAGAACTTCACGCGCGTTAGCGTTGAGGCCGACGACACCTGGTCCTACAAGTGGGACACTTCCAGCCTCGGGCAGGTCATTGACGCAGGCGGTTACACCGTCTACGCTGTTGCGCAGCCCGTCAGCAAGGATGACCTCGGCGACAACAAGTACGCCACGGTCGGTGTCAACCTGAAGTCTGCCTTCATTACGGCAACCGCGAGCAGTGCAACCATCGCCAAGGGCGACAAGTTGACGATCACTGGTACTGCTCAGGGCAACCCGTCCAGCGTGAATGTCTGGATCTTCGGTAAGAACAAGCGCGAGCTTGCAAAAGGTGCCAGCGTTGAGTCCGACGGTAGCTTCGAGTACAAACTCGAGTCCGGCGAGACCAAGGATCTGACTGCAGGGCAGTACTTTGTGGTTGTCCAGCACCCGATGTCTAAGGGATTCGGTGTTCGGGCATCTGGCACTAGTATCGTAGGTGACGGCATTAACTCGGTGGACCTTGCCAACCTGCAGGCATCCGACGCGGCGACCGCACTGGTTAACGCTCTCGACTCTCCGAACGTCGACGACACCTACACGAAGCTCACCTTCGTCGTCGAGGAGCCGAACATCTTCATCGATCCGATCGGCGACAAGGAAGCGGGCAGCAAGTTCACGATCTCCGGAACCACGAACCTCGCTGTCGGCGACAAGCTGATCATCGACGTGACCTCCGCTGCGTTCCAGCCTACCAAGAAGACTGAGGCCTCTGGATTCGCCAGCGCTTCCGGCACTGTAACCGTCGAGAAGGGCGACGGCATGAACAAGTGGTCCTTCGAGGTTGACGCGGCCAGCTTCAAGCCCGACCAGTACATCGTCAAGATCGAGTCTGTCGAGACCGGCACGACCCAGACGGCGAACTTCAACGTAGTCGAGCCCAAGCCGACCACGCAGCCCACCGGGACTGCAACCACGCAGCCCACCGGAACTGCAACCACCGCTACCACGACCGCCCCCGCAACCACCCCGACCCAGTCCCCTGGATTCGGTGCGCTTGTTGCTCTGGCCGGCCTTGGTGCAGTTGCATTCCTGGTTCTGCGCCGGAACTAA
- a CDS encoding thymidylate synthase has protein sequence MRIIRAPTLARAHELAVRAVLEKGQVLETENDEATVECEELALEVESPESAPMVSPASRFQQRFLDAYAENLLHGSDAKFEYDYHRRLFDWGERLTAEGEDVHVDQIDYIVRKLTAAANSRRAVAITWNPVVDENLDDCPCLQLVQCLLRDGKLQMKVVFRSNDILSAAGANMYALVRLQKAIADRLGVPCGRYTHIALVPHVYYRRDINDIEPFCKSGTEILPISEVCRACGKCPRASQA, from the coding sequence ATGCGGATCATTCGGGCACCCACGCTCGCACGGGCACACGAACTGGCGGTCAGGGCCGTCCTCGAGAAGGGGCAGGTGCTGGAGACCGAGAACGACGAGGCGACGGTCGAGTGCGAGGAGCTCGCGCTCGAGGTGGAGTCGCCGGAGAGCGCTCCGATGGTGAGCCCCGCCTCCCGGTTCCAGCAGCGGTTCCTGGACGCCTACGCCGAAAACCTCCTGCACGGCTCGGACGCGAAGTTCGAGTACGACTACCATCGAAGACTCTTCGACTGGGGCGAGCGGCTCACCGCGGAGGGCGAGGACGTCCACGTCGACCAGATCGACTACATCGTCCGGAAACTCACCGCCGCCGCGAACTCCCGGCGGGCGGTCGCGATCACCTGGAACCCGGTCGTCGACGAGAACCTCGACGACTGCCCTTGCCTGCAACTCGTCCAGTGCCTGCTGCGGGACGGGAAACTCCAGATGAAGGTCGTCTTCCGGAGCAACGATATCCTCTCCGCCGCCGGCGCGAACATGTACGCGCTCGTGCGCCTCCAGAAGGCGATCGCCGACCGGCTCGGCGTGCCCTGCGGGCGCTACACCCATATCGCGCTCGTGCCCCATGTCTACTACCGGCGGGATATCAACGATATCGAGCCGTTCTGTAAATCCGGCACAGAGATACTGCCTATTTCCGAGGTCTGCCGGGCCTGCGGGAAATGCCCCCGGGCATCCCAGGCATGA